One window of Candidatus Binatia bacterium genomic DNA carries:
- the minD gene encoding septum site-determining protein MinD yields the protein MSARAIVVTSGKGGVGKTTTTANLGATLAKRGKRVILIDADIGLRNLDLVLGLEKRIVFDLVEVAEGRCHLRQALIKDKRFESLSILPAAQTREKDAITPQQFAAIVERAADQADYVLIDCPAGIESGFRNAVAGATEAIVVTTPEVSAIRDADRVVGKIGETGKPIRLIVNRLRPEMVRSGDMLSVEDVCEVLSIELLGVVPDDEEVIDTTNRGEPIVLNESNRLRAIYDKIARRLEGELVPFTNFDNQTFFGRLIEALKVG from the coding sequence ATGAGCGCGCGCGCGATCGTCGTGACTTCGGGCAAGGGCGGCGTCGGCAAGACGACGACCACGGCGAATCTCGGAGCGACGCTGGCGAAACGCGGCAAGCGCGTGATTCTCATCGACGCCGACATCGGGCTGCGCAATCTCGATCTCGTCCTGGGATTGGAGAAGCGCATCGTCTTCGATCTCGTCGAGGTCGCCGAGGGCCGCTGCCATCTGCGTCAGGCGCTGATCAAAGACAAGCGATTCGAATCGCTCTCGATTCTGCCGGCCGCGCAGACGCGCGAGAAAGACGCGATCACCCCGCAGCAATTCGCCGCGATCGTCGAACGGGCGGCCGATCAGGCCGATTACGTGCTCATCGACTGCCCGGCGGGGATCGAGAGCGGTTTCCGTAACGCGGTCGCCGGCGCGACCGAGGCGATCGTCGTTACGACGCCCGAGGTCAGCGCGATCCGCGACGCCGACCGCGTCGTCGGTAAGATCGGCGAGACGGGGAAGCCGATACGTCTGATCGTCAACCGGCTGCGTCCCGAGATGGTGCGCAGCGGCGACATGCTCTCGGTCGAGGACGTCTGCGAGGTGCTCTCGATCGAGCTGCTCGGCGTCGTTCCCGACGACGAAGAGGTCATCGATACGACGAATCGCGGCGAGCCGATCGTCCTCAACGAATCGAATCGGCTGCGCGCGATTTACGATAAGATCGCGCGGCGGCTCGAGGGCGAGCTCGTGCCCTTTACCAATTTCGATAACCAAACGTTCTTCGGACGCCTCATCGAGGCGTTGAAAGTGGGGTAG
- the minD gene encoding septum site-determining protein MinD: MHHVEPALELEESATAAKLGRAIVITSGKGGVGKTTTTANLGTALARRGARVVMIDADVGLRNLDIVLGLENRVTHHLLDVLEERVTVDDALVPDKHTETLFLLAAAQSREKDDVETAKMQALVTSLRERFDYVLVDSPAGIELGFRNAVAGADEAIVICTPEVAAVRDVDRVVGLLGNRFKPQLIINRLRPQLVKKGKMLSVDDVNAILRLPLLGVIADEPEIIVTTNRGEPLALRAQTATGAAYGAIAARVAGEDVAVPMPAAAKASLAERIGSIFGGTRR; the protein is encoded by the coding sequence GTGCATCACGTGGAGCCGGCACTCGAGCTCGAGGAGAGCGCAACGGCGGCGAAGCTCGGACGCGCGATCGTTATAACGTCGGGCAAGGGCGGCGTCGGAAAGACGACGACGACCGCAAATCTCGGAACCGCGCTCGCGCGCCGGGGCGCGCGCGTCGTGATGATCGACGCCGACGTCGGCCTACGCAACCTCGACATCGTGCTCGGTCTCGAAAATCGCGTCACGCATCACCTGCTCGACGTGCTCGAGGAGCGCGTCACCGTCGACGACGCGCTCGTTCCCGACAAACATACCGAGACGCTCTTCCTGCTCGCCGCGGCGCAGTCGCGCGAGAAAGACGACGTCGAGACCGCGAAGATGCAGGCGCTCGTGACGAGCCTGCGCGAGCGCTTCGATTACGTTTTGGTCGATAGCCCCGCCGGCATCGAACTCGGCTTTCGCAACGCCGTCGCCGGCGCCGACGAGGCGATCGTCATCTGCACGCCCGAGGTCGCCGCGGTGCGCGACGTCGATCGCGTCGTCGGCCTGCTCGGCAACCGTTTTAAACCGCAGCTGATCATCAATCGGCTGCGCCCGCAGCTCGTGAAGAAGGGCAAGATGCTCTCCGTCGACGACGTCAACGCGATCCTGCGCCTGCCGCTGCTCGGCGTCATCGCCGACGAGCCCGAGATCATCGTAACGACCAATCGCGGCGAGCCGCTCGCGCTCCGCGCGCAGACGGCGACGGGGGCGGCCTACGGTGCGATCGCGGCGCGCGTCGCCGGCGAGGACGTCGCGGTTCCGATGCCGGCGGCGGCGAAGGCCTCGCTCGCAGAGCGCATCGGCTCGATCTTCGGGGGAACGCGCCGATGA
- a CDS encoding Rne/Rng family ribonuclease — MSSEILISSDPWENRVAILEDGELAELYIEREEKVIGSIYKGKVQNVLPGMGAAFVDIGLGRNAFLYVDDINKQPLNIGDVEITQGHSGFTISEKVKRGDDVLVQIVKEPRGLKGARISTNISLPGRYLILMPTGKYSGVSRKVDSAAERDRLKGVMKRIRPEGMATVVRTAAAGASEAELIADLGVLIRMWHGILETYKRATAPSLLHKDMNLVFKAARDFITADVDRVLIDDEEEYRKIRDFLQLLGPQYIDRVEYYNSGRSLFDDYKIEEELQKLMRPKINLPSGASIVIESTEALTVVDVNSGKFTGGRNLEDTILKTNIEAAEEIARQVRLRDIGGIIVVDFIDMASESSRDRVVKTMEENLRLDRTRATIQSFSNLGLLEFTRKRIGKDLGAQLRGACPTCAGMGSVMSAQSVAIEAFRRIRDEAGRGAAGDVVVHVAPTVAVQMEFWYEGECEELARALGRKIHVRVDPMIHPEKARIELAAAWRGDGRTVRVGDEHEVELLPGRLPNATSAAAVVEGHLIEVENGANNAGNSARIRILDVDDKDDYVLAELVTAGAKSRRKRRGRRAEISAAEQTRQLRELAEDAARQSASRPPIGISPVSEEEEAQDKALRAERKGEAQPDAIIIAEGAVQHATGEGQRKRRRRRRGGRGRRDGEDTQATQSTAATQPAQRPPAETQPVSADGEQHRRRRRRRGRRGRGRGGAGTGAVPERQIFEVGSNGAAHATGVTAAPEPSRAIAKASGSPPPAVEPPPPSLSARTEDPKRTKPVRRRRTPRTQQVSAELESAPAAIALPAADSKPRRARKSAASETAETGGDAKPAPRKRKAAGAASRKKSS; from the coding sequence TTGTCGAGCGAGATATTGATCTCGAGCGATCCCTGGGAAAACCGGGTCGCCATACTCGAGGACGGCGAGCTAGCCGAACTCTACATCGAGCGCGAAGAGAAAGTCATCGGCTCGATCTACAAAGGAAAAGTACAGAACGTGCTCCCCGGTATGGGAGCGGCGTTCGTCGATATTGGGCTGGGCCGTAACGCCTTTCTCTACGTCGACGACATCAACAAGCAGCCGCTGAACATCGGCGACGTCGAGATCACGCAGGGCCACAGCGGATTCACGATCAGCGAGAAAGTCAAGCGCGGGGACGACGTGCTCGTGCAGATCGTCAAGGAGCCGCGCGGCCTCAAGGGCGCGCGGATCTCGACGAACATCTCGCTGCCGGGCCGCTACCTGATCCTCATGCCGACGGGCAAGTACTCCGGCGTATCGCGGAAGGTCGATTCCGCGGCCGAGCGCGACCGCCTCAAAGGCGTGATGAAGCGCATCCGGCCCGAGGGGATGGCGACCGTCGTCCGCACCGCAGCCGCGGGTGCGAGCGAGGCCGAGCTGATCGCCGACCTCGGCGTGCTGATCCGCATGTGGCACGGCATCTTGGAGACGTACAAACGCGCGACGGCCCCGTCGCTGCTGCACAAGGACATGAACCTCGTCTTCAAGGCGGCGCGCGACTTCATCACCGCCGACGTGGATCGCGTCCTGATCGACGACGAGGAAGAGTACCGCAAGATTCGCGACTTCCTGCAGTTGCTCGGGCCGCAATACATCGATCGCGTCGAGTACTATAACTCGGGGCGTTCGCTCTTCGACGACTATAAGATCGAAGAGGAGCTGCAGAAGCTCATGCGCCCGAAGATCAATCTGCCGTCGGGTGCGTCGATCGTGATCGAGTCGACCGAGGCGCTGACGGTCGTTGACGTAAACTCCGGCAAGTTTACCGGCGGCCGCAATCTCGAGGATACGATCCTCAAGACGAACATCGAAGCGGCCGAGGAGATCGCGCGTCAGGTACGGCTGCGCGACATCGGCGGCATCATCGTCGTGGACTTCATCGATATGGCGTCGGAGTCGTCGCGCGACCGCGTCGTCAAGACGATGGAAGAGAATCTTCGGCTCGACCGCACCCGCGCGACGATCCAGTCCTTCTCGAACCTCGGGCTGCTCGAGTTCACGCGCAAACGAATCGGCAAGGATCTCGGCGCGCAGTTGCGCGGCGCGTGCCCGACCTGCGCGGGAATGGGCAGCGTCATGTCGGCGCAGTCGGTTGCGATCGAGGCCTTTCGCCGGATTCGCGACGAGGCGGGCCGCGGCGCGGCCGGCGACGTCGTCGTCCACGTGGCGCCGACCGTCGCAGTGCAGATGGAATTCTGGTACGAGGGTGAGTGCGAAGAGCTCGCTCGCGCGCTCGGACGCAAGATTCACGTGCGCGTCGATCCGATGATCCATCCCGAGAAGGCTCGCATCGAGCTGGCCGCCGCATGGCGCGGCGACGGACGTACGGTGCGCGTCGGCGACGAGCACGAAGTCGAGCTGCTTCCCGGACGCCTGCCAAACGCGACCTCCGCGGCGGCGGTCGTCGAAGGCCATCTCATCGAGGTCGAAAACGGCGCGAACAACGCGGGCAACTCCGCACGCATCCGCATCCTCGACGTGGACGACAAGGACGATTACGTGCTGGCCGAGCTCGTGACCGCGGGCGCGAAATCGCGGCGGAAGCGGCGCGGACGGCGAGCCGAGATCTCGGCGGCCGAGCAGACGCGCCAGCTCCGCGAGTTGGCCGAAGACGCGGCGCGCCAATCGGCGTCGCGGCCGCCGATCGGAATCTCGCCGGTGAGCGAAGAGGAAGAGGCGCAAGACAAAGCGTTGCGCGCGGAGCGAAAAGGCGAGGCGCAGCCGGACGCGATCATCATCGCCGAAGGCGCGGTGCAGCACGCGACGGGCGAGGGACAGCGAAAACGCCGGCGCCGTCGTCGAGGCGGACGCGGACGCAGAGACGGCGAGGATACGCAGGCGACGCAGTCGACCGCGGCGACGCAACCCGCGCAACGGCCCCCGGCGGAGACGCAGCCCGTTTCGGCCGACGGCGAGCAGCACAGACGGCGGCGACGCCGTCGCGGTCGCCGCGGACGCGGACGCGGTGGCGCGGGGACGGGTGCGGTTCCCGAGCGGCAGATCTTCGAAGTCGGTTCGAACGGAGCGGCGCACGCCACCGGCGTGACCGCCGCGCCCGAGCCGTCGCGCGCGATCGCGAAGGCGAGCGGGAGTCCGCCGCCGGCGGTCGAGCCGCCGCCGCCGAGCCTCTCGGCCCGCACCGAGGATCCGAAGCGGACGAAGCCCGTGCGACGGCGCCGCACGCCGCGCACGCAACAGGTGAGCGCAGAACTCGAGAGCGCGCCCGCGGCGATCGCGCTGCCGGCGGCCGATTCGAAACCGCGTCGCGCCCGCAAGAGCGCGGCGTCCGAGACGGCGGAGACCGGCGGCGATGCAAAACCCGCGCCGAGAAAACGAAAAGCCGCCGGAGCGGCTTCTCGCAAGAAGTCCTCTTAG
- the minC gene encoding septum site-determining protein MinC: MTLLRGRRDGIEVALGNRDLEAALAELEARLAEQPTFYSGSPAVANFGATLPTEADLVRLRDLLAAAGVTLLAVSGVAEGLRQLAEAVGTAFEQPAPPAEIPLSDAARSLVADFAGARNEIAERRRRGEASVRRAKLDPPKSPAPVAELRLVDAPPGTLYHAATLRGGQVLHNTGNIVVVGDVNPGAELIATGDIVVFGRLAGIAHAGARGDENARIYALELAATQLRIASFIAADERAKRRSGAIPEAAVARDGRIVILSLERLARLETSGAAPA, encoded by the coding sequence GTGACACTCTTACGAGGGCGCCGCGACGGCATTGAGGTTGCATTGGGCAATCGCGACCTCGAAGCGGCCCTCGCGGAGCTGGAAGCTCGGCTCGCCGAGCAGCCGACCTTCTACAGCGGTTCGCCGGCGGTCGCCAACTTCGGCGCGACCCTCCCGACCGAGGCCGACCTCGTGCGCCTGCGCGACCTCTTGGCTGCCGCGGGCGTCACCCTGCTGGCGGTCTCGGGCGTCGCCGAGGGGCTGCGCCAGCTCGCCGAGGCCGTGGGAACGGCCTTCGAGCAGCCGGCGCCGCCCGCCGAGATTCCGCTATCCGACGCAGCGCGTTCGCTCGTCGCCGACTTCGCGGGCGCGCGCAACGAGATCGCCGAGCGCCGCCGGCGCGGCGAGGCGAGCGTGCGGCGAGCGAAGCTCGATCCGCCGAAGAGTCCGGCGCCCGTCGCCGAGTTGCGCCTCGTCGATGCGCCGCCGGGGACCCTCTATCACGCGGCGACGCTGCGCGGAGGACAAGTGCTGCATAACACCGGCAACATCGTCGTCGTCGGCGACGTCAATCCCGGCGCCGAGTTGATCGCAACCGGCGACATCGTCGTCTTCGGCAGGCTCGCCGGCATCGCGCACGCGGGAGCGCGCGGCGACGAGAACGCCCGCATCTACGCGCTCGAACTCGCCGCGACGCAGCTGCGCATCGCGAGTTTCATCGCAGCCGACGAGCGCGCGAAGCGCCGCAGCGGTGCGATTCCCGAGGCGGCCGTCGCGCGCGACGGTCGCATCGTCATCCTTTCGCTCGAGCGGCTCGCGCGGCTCGAGACCTCGGGAGCGGCGCCGGCATGA
- the rodA gene encoding rod shape-determining protein RodA → MKRYLRNFNWPLALAAIPVALIGIVCIRSAGLHEPDAAGESTKQILYLLLGLSVMIGLSLVDYRSWQRWAPALYAVNLLLLLFILRGGHSAMGAQRWISLGPLGTFQPSEPAKLVVAIALAAVLCRGTYQNLQDLWKPLLTVAIPALLILKQPDLGTSLVLLAILTVELFFALPKLGDFGIYCLGMLVVAAAALGTNAVLKPFQRARLFVFLNPKSDPQGTGYNLNQSKIAVGNGEWFGRGIYHGTQTQLNFVPEHSRDFIFTVLAEEWGFTGAVILILLYGVVLYGGVRTMLAARDRFGFLLAAGLVGMLFFHVLVNLGMTVGIMPITGIPLPLMSYGGSAMLTDFAALGILLNIYSQRDRDVLGNA, encoded by the coding sequence ATCAAGCGCTACCTTCGCAACTTCAACTGGCCCCTGGCTCTAGCGGCGATTCCGGTCGCACTGATCGGAATCGTCTGCATACGCTCGGCGGGTCTGCACGAACCCGACGCCGCGGGCGAATCCACGAAGCAGATTCTCTACCTGCTGCTCGGGTTGTCGGTGATGATCGGTCTCTCGCTCGTGGATTATCGTTCGTGGCAGCGTTGGGCGCCCGCGCTCTACGCGGTCAACTTGCTCCTGCTGCTGTTCATTCTACGCGGCGGACACAGCGCGATGGGCGCGCAGCGCTGGATCTCGCTCGGTCCGCTCGGAACCTTCCAACCCTCTGAGCCGGCGAAACTCGTCGTCGCGATCGCGCTCGCAGCGGTGCTCTGCCGCGGAACCTATCAGAATCTGCAAGACCTCTGGAAACCGCTGCTGACCGTCGCGATTCCCGCGCTGCTCATTCTCAAACAGCCCGACCTCGGCACGTCGCTCGTGCTGCTCGCGATCCTGACCGTCGAGCTCTTCTTCGCGCTACCGAAACTCGGCGATTTCGGCATCTACTGCCTCGGCATGCTCGTCGTCGCCGCGGCCGCGCTCGGCACGAACGCCGTGCTCAAGCCGTTTCAACGCGCGCGGCTCTTCGTGTTTCTCAATCCGAAATCCGATCCGCAGGGCACCGGATACAATCTCAACCAATCGAAGATCGCGGTCGGCAACGGCGAGTGGTTCGGGCGCGGCATCTATCACGGCACGCAGACGCAGTTGAACTTCGTCCCCGAGCACTCGCGCGACTTCATCTTCACCGTGCTCGCGGAAGAGTGGGGCTTTACCGGCGCCGTCATCTTGATATTGCTCTACGGCGTCGTGCTGTACGGCGGCGTCCGCACGATGCTCGCCGCGCGCGACCGGTTCGGCTTTCTCTTAGCGGCCGGGCTCGTCGGGATGCTCTTCTTCCACGTGCTCGTGAACCTCGGCATGACGGTCGGCATCATGCCGATCACCGGGATTCCGCTGCCGCTTATGTCGTACGGTGGGTCCGCGATGCTCACCGACTTCGCCGCGCTCGGCATCTTGCTCAATATTTACTCGCAGCGAGACCGGGACGTCCTCGGCAACGCCTAG
- a CDS encoding M48 family metalloprotease — translation MLRRTIPLFAIISLLSAICPAPAPAMSTQAEIAAGQAEDQQIVASSVIETDPLLNAYVAGIAGNLWNQVARKDVPYSVKIIKDSQINSFATLGGFVYINEGLIDFVQSDDELASVIGHETGHIERRHVITTNSKAEILNILFGIASIFSPIVYELGGLAEAGIMAKVSREDEIQADRYGLQLMSRAGYDPESMVTMMAHLGVLEEEHDDAVSKYLEDHPNPAARVAHLMGYPELDPTTVTAQQVLVQASSDEERARYDFARLRLDQVLKKDPQNPEALLELGQSELALGLPNKSEQTMAEAAQLGSPATRAAANQQITALRKMEVQQVRLTKADPPGNLQSTVTAAQANHYANATEIAARAAEGKDQIKAVRNRIDTLQYEVPDLSRVNAKRGSRVEAIVKNLTSMARSLNSALQDTGSDTSPIEGVGTLEKDKETGSLKDSADIYKEMLAPFALTPVPTESVALFPSYPQMLGELSRADAEMLRSVDAARASLTILDQSLGDLDEFLKELDHAQLGFSGDITPTEYAVLKPMMQKCVDDFNSAATAASQGEQLYNFARSRQLSTRITLLGLGTSPQLYSTLQYALQQRFGSSGVDYRTMLRDGLTPGEVTAATIIAADIKSTPESVITEAKSSGQTVIDVANAHKMHAWPLEIFMGLVYLDYTDDPLKELRKADGTLAVDLGKLGL, via the coding sequence ATGCTCCGACGCACGATTCCGCTCTTCGCCATCATCTCGCTGCTCAGTGCCATATGCCCGGCACCGGCGCCGGCGATGTCGACGCAGGCCGAGATCGCGGCCGGCCAAGCCGAGGACCAGCAGATCGTCGCGAGCAGCGTCATCGAGACCGATCCGCTGCTCAACGCGTACGTCGCCGGCATCGCCGGCAATCTCTGGAATCAGGTCGCGCGAAAAGACGTTCCGTACTCGGTCAAGATCATCAAGGATAGCCAGATTAACTCGTTTGCGACGCTCGGCGGCTTCGTCTACATCAACGAGGGCCTCATCGACTTCGTCCAATCCGACGACGAGCTCGCAAGCGTCATCGGCCACGAGACGGGCCACATCGAGCGGCGCCACGTCATCACCACGAACTCGAAAGCGGAGATTCTCAATATCCTCTTCGGCATCGCGTCGATCTTCTCGCCGATCGTCTACGAGCTCGGCGGGCTCGCTGAAGCAGGCATCATGGCAAAGGTCTCGCGCGAGGACGAGATCCAAGCCGACCGCTACGGCCTGCAGCTCATGTCGCGCGCCGGCTACGATCCCGAATCCATGGTGACGATGATGGCGCATCTCGGCGTGCTGGAAGAAGAGCACGACGACGCCGTCAGCAAGTATCTCGAAGACCATCCCAATCCCGCGGCGCGCGTAGCGCACCTCATGGGATACCCCGAGCTCGATCCGACGACCGTCACGGCACAGCAGGTGCTCGTGCAGGCATCGAGCGACGAGGAGCGCGCGCGCTACGATTTCGCGCGCCTGCGCCTCGATCAAGTTTTGAAGAAGGATCCGCAGAACCCCGAAGCGCTGCTCGAACTCGGCCAGTCGGAACTCGCGCTCGGCCTTCCGAATAAGAGCGAGCAGACGATGGCGGAGGCGGCACAACTCGGTTCGCCCGCGACCCGCGCCGCCGCGAATCAACAGATCACCGCGCTGCGCAAGATGGAAGTGCAGCAGGTGCGGCTGACCAAGGCCGATCCGCCCGGCAACCTGCAGAGCACCGTCACCGCCGCGCAAGCGAACCACTACGCGAACGCGACCGAGATCGCGGCGCGCGCCGCCGAGGGCAAAGATCAGATCAAGGCCGTCCGCAACCGCATCGACACGCTGCAGTACGAGGTTCCCGATCTGAGCCGGGTCAACGCGAAGCGCGGCTCGCGCGTCGAGGCGATCGTGAAGAACCTTACCTCGATGGCGCGCTCGCTCAACAGCGCGCTGCAGGACACCGGCAGCGATACCAGCCCGATCGAAGGCGTCGGAACGCTCGAGAAAGACAAAGAGACCGGATCGCTCAAGGACAGCGCGGACATCTACAAAGAAATGCTGGCGCCCTTCGCGCTGACGCCGGTTCCGACCGAGTCGGTCGCGCTCTTCCCGTCCTATCCGCAGATGCTTGGCGAGCTCTCGCGCGCAGACGCCGAGATGCTGCGTTCGGTCGACGCGGCGCGCGCGTCGCTGACGATTCTCGATCAATCGCTCGGCGATCTCGACGAGTTCCTCAAGGAGCTCGACCACGCGCAGCTTGGCTTCAGCGGCGACATCACGCCCACCGAGTACGCCGTGCTCAAGCCGATGATGCAGAAGTGCGTCGACGACTTCAACAGCGCGGCGACCGCGGCGTCGCAGGGCGAGCAGCTCTACAACTTCGCGCGCTCGCGCCAGCTCTCGACGCGCATCACGCTGCTCGGTCTGGGAACCTCGCCGCAACTCTACTCGACCCTGCAGTACGCGCTGCAGCAGCGCTTCGGCTCGAGCGGCGTGGACTACCGCACGATGCTCCGCGACGGGCTGACGCCCGGCGAGGTAACCGCCGCAACGATCATCGCCGCCGACATCAAGAGCACGCCGGAGAGCGTCATCACCGAGGCGAAGAGCTCGGGCCAGACCGTCATCGACGTCGCGAACGCGCATAAGATGCACGCCTGGCCGCTCGAGATCTTCATGGGCCTCGTCTATCTCGACTACACGGACGACCCGCTGAAGGAGCTTCGGAAGGCCGACGGAACGCTCGCGGTCGATCTCGGCAAACTCGGCCTGTAG
- the minE gene encoding cell division topological specificity factor MinE, which translates to MIEFLRRLFGQPGSSATAKERLRLVLMTDHLELAPEMVEKMKLDLVDVISRFVEVDRERIDVTFERQDRTLAMLANIPILSVNRPNGNGNGKVEPEAAAAPAAAPRKRRRKKKAPAATAPPLAGPPAAAPVPAQ; encoded by the coding sequence ATGATCGAGTTTCTCCGCCGGCTCTTCGGCCAGCCCGGTTCGAGCGCGACCGCGAAGGAGCGCCTGCGGCTGGTGTTGATGACCGATCACCTCGAGCTGGCGCCCGAGATGGTCGAGAAGATGAAGCTCGATCTCGTCGACGTCATCTCGCGCTTCGTCGAAGTGGATCGCGAGCGCATCGACGTGACGTTCGAGCGTCAAGACCGGACGCTTGCGATGCTCGCGAATATTCCGATTCTCTCGGTCAATCGTCCGAACGGCAACGGCAACGGCAAGGTCGAGCCCGAGGCGGCGGCCGCGCCGGCGGCAGCCCCGCGCAAGCGCCGCCGCAAGAAGAAGGCGCCCGCCGCGACCGCGCCGCCGCTGGCGGGACCGCCGGCGGCCGCACCGGTGCCGGCGCAGTGA